One genomic window of Paeniglutamicibacter sp. Y32M11 includes the following:
- a CDS encoding CpaF family protein, with the protein MSEGLAIVEDEVRELIRRRGLDPATQIAEVRRLIDDVVGEYDQRSLLGVLPALGDLSLARRRVMDTVAGLGALQPLLDDDEVEEIWLNSPHEVYAARGGTSELTSIRLSEAEIPALVERMLKSSGRRLDLSQPFVDCQLVDGSRLHVVIPDITRKHWAVNIRKFIARASRLEHLVELGSLSRQAAHYLDVAVGAGLNVLVSGATQSGKTTMLNCLASSIGSRERVVTIEEIFELQINLRDVVGMQTRQQNLEGTGEISMRKLVKEALRMRPDRLVIGEVREAEALDMLIALNSGLPGLSTIHANSAHDAVTKICTLPLLAGENISAAFVVPTVAACIDLVVHCRRDATGRRFVGQIMALGRRVENGAIETSILFDQSDGTLRLQPAADLAHQKLIDAGIDIAELGRLVA; encoded by the coding sequence ATGTCAGAAGGATTGGCGATCGTCGAGGATGAGGTACGCGAACTCATCCGCAGGCGGGGACTAGATCCCGCCACGCAGATTGCCGAGGTCCGCCGACTGATCGATGACGTCGTCGGCGAATACGACCAACGTTCCTTGCTGGGTGTTCTGCCCGCACTGGGGGACCTGTCACTGGCTCGCCGGCGGGTGATGGATACGGTGGCCGGGCTGGGGGCTCTGCAGCCGTTACTTGATGACGACGAGGTAGAGGAGATCTGGTTAAATTCGCCGCATGAGGTCTACGCGGCACGCGGTGGAACCAGTGAACTGACATCAATTCGGCTCTCCGAAGCCGAAATTCCTGCCTTGGTGGAACGCATGCTGAAGTCGTCGGGGCGCCGGCTTGATCTTTCCCAGCCGTTTGTCGATTGCCAATTGGTCGATGGATCACGACTACACGTGGTGATCCCGGACATCACTCGAAAACACTGGGCGGTAAACATCCGCAAGTTCATTGCTCGGGCCAGCCGGCTCGAGCACCTGGTGGAGCTCGGCTCGCTCAGTCGGCAAGCGGCCCACTACCTGGACGTTGCCGTCGGGGCAGGACTCAACGTTCTCGTTTCGGGTGCTACCCAATCGGGAAAAACCACGATGCTCAACTGCCTGGCCTCCTCCATTGGAAGCCGTGAACGCGTTGTCACCATCGAGGAGATTTTTGAGCTGCAAATCAATCTTCGCGATGTGGTGGGGATGCAGACACGGCAACAGAATCTTGAGGGCACGGGCGAAATTAGCATGCGCAAGCTGGTCAAGGAAGCGCTGCGTATGCGTCCAGACCGCCTAGTCATCGGCGAAGTTCGTGAGGCCGAAGCACTGGACATGTTAATCGCGTTAAATTCTGGGCTTCCCGGGCTCTCCACGATCCACGCGAATTCTGCCCACGACGCGGTCACCAAGATCTGCACCTTGCCACTCCTCGCCGGAGAAAATATCTCCGCCGCCTTTGTGGTTCCCACGGTTGCTGCGTGCATCGACCTGGTGGTCCATTGCCGACGTGACGCCACCGGGCGCCGATTTGTTGGGCAGATCATGGCGCTGGGCAGGCGTGTAGAAAACGGTGCGATCGAAACAAGCATTCTCTTTGACCAGTCCGATGGAACGCTTCGGCTTCAACCCGCGGCGGACCTCGCACACCAGAAGTTGATCGATGCCGGGATCGACATCGCCGAACTCGGGCGGCTTGTGGCATGA
- a CDS encoding class II 3-deoxy-7-phosphoheptulonate synthase — MVTQLSSTSSLPGQSAVGPSADPALDIWRSLPIAQQPTWSEHPHYAESVSALGARPPLVFAGEVDVLRERLAAAAQGKAFLLQGGDCAETFGDATADKISARVKTILQMAVVLTYGASMPVIKMGRMAGQFAKPRSSNDETRDGVTLPAFRGDIVNGYEFTPESRAHDPRRMVDAYNTSSATLNLIRAFTQGGFADLRSVHSWNAGFMANPAHTAYEQLAGEIDRAVKFMDACGADFEALKRTEFFASHEALLLDYERALTRTDSRTSQPYDTSGHFLWIGERTRQLDGAHVDFLSRVRNPIGVKLGPTTTPEDALALIEKLDPNREPGRLTFITRMGAKNIREKLPNLVEKVTASGAQVLWVTDPMHGNTVTSENGYKTRKFDDVMDEVRGFFEVHDSLGTFPGGLHVEMTGDDVAECLGGADPIRQEQFDDLYESVCDPRLNHKQSLEMAFLVSGALAKRGPRA; from the coding sequence ATGGTGACTCAGCTATCTTCGACTTCCTCATTGCCCGGACAATCCGCGGTGGGCCCCTCGGCCGACCCAGCACTGGACATCTGGCGCTCCTTGCCCATTGCCCAGCAACCGACGTGGAGCGAGCACCCGCACTACGCGGAGTCGGTCAGTGCCCTTGGCGCGCGCCCTCCGCTAGTTTTTGCCGGCGAGGTTGATGTGCTGCGCGAGCGGCTGGCCGCTGCCGCACAGGGCAAGGCCTTCCTGCTGCAGGGTGGCGACTGCGCCGAGACCTTCGGCGACGCCACGGCGGATAAGATTTCCGCCCGCGTGAAGACCATCTTGCAGATGGCCGTCGTGCTCACCTATGGCGCCTCGATGCCGGTGATCAAGATGGGACGCATGGCCGGGCAATTTGCCAAGCCGCGTTCCTCCAACGATGAAACCCGCGACGGCGTGACGCTCCCGGCCTTCCGTGGCGACATCGTTAACGGTTACGAGTTCACCCCCGAATCCCGCGCCCACGATCCGCGCCGCATGGTGGATGCCTACAACACCTCCTCCGCCACGCTGAACCTGATCCGCGCCTTCACCCAGGGTGGTTTTGCCGACCTGCGTTCGGTGCACTCTTGGAACGCCGGCTTCATGGCAAACCCCGCGCACACCGCCTACGAGCAGCTCGCCGGCGAAATTGACCGCGCGGTGAAGTTCATGGATGCCTGCGGAGCGGACTTCGAGGCCCTGAAGCGCACCGAGTTCTTCGCCTCCCACGAGGCCTTGCTGCTGGACTACGAGCGCGCGCTGACCCGCACCGACTCACGCACCTCCCAGCCGTACGACACCAGTGGGCACTTCCTCTGGATCGGTGAGCGTACCCGCCAGCTCGACGGCGCACACGTAGACTTCCTCTCCCGGGTGCGTAACCCGATCGGCGTCAAGCTGGGCCCGACCACCACACCCGAGGACGCCCTGGCGCTCATCGAGAAGCTTGACCCGAACCGCGAGCCGGGCCGCCTGACCTTCATCACCCGCATGGGCGCGAAGAACATCCGTGAGAAGCTGCCGAACCTGGTCGAGAAGGTCACCGCTTCCGGCGCCCAGGTGCTCTGGGTCACCGATCCGATGCACGGGAACACCGTCACCTCCGAGAACGGTTACAAGACGCGCAAGTTCGACGACGTCATGGACGAGGTTCGCGGCTTCTTCGAGGTCCACGATTCACTGGGCACCTTCCCCGGTGGCCTGCACGTGGAAATGACCGGCGACGATGTGGCCGAGTGCCTGGGCGGTGCCGATCCGATCCGTCAGGAACAGTTCGACGACCTGTACGAGTCGGTCTGCGACCCGCGCCTGAACCACAAGCAGTCCTTGGAAATGGCCTTCTTGGTCTCCGGGGCCCTGGCCAAGCGCGGACCACGCGCCTAA
- a CDS encoding Stk1 family PASTA domain-containing Ser/Thr kinase translates to MSEPHIDPRIGTTLDERYRLDARIADGGMATVYRAMDVRLHRTVAVKILHAHLTSDPAVLERFASEAIIAAGLTHDNIVGIIDHHVSRNTAYLVMEYVRGLNLRESLNSRGRYTPRQALVVLQAICTGLSVAHEEGIVHRDMKPANVLISDEGRIKVADFGLARASSAHTNATNFFGTAAYISPELAKGEPSDERSDIYAVGIIAYELLTGRQPFTAESAYGLAYKHIHDQTPAPSASVPGLSPELDELVAYCTNKDPEDRPQNATFLLSDLKQIHDSLSSAQLDLGSQTLGGIRDLIPPALSPHTSVHDRLAQAQEYRDSAAGRILASGADADSTVVQSPTHSGANQDDATRTLAGIGEQTTVLGNAEHTQVFSGQWDQTNPASAAASATQAIAVTPQRPISARQAKKNSKAAELAWRKNAQIPTHELAPRSPARRKWLIGIILTLLIALVTAVSLFFGMGPGAPIQIPRLSGMSQDAAVERLAKAGVTTDINEVFDEEIGRGLVVGSEPVAGETIRRFQGLTLKISKGPELFSVPDVKGQQQAAAAEQLTIRSLALGKVTQEYSEDVAEGLVISQKPKKGEQLRRDTTVALVISRGPAPVDVPDVGGMSAQEAESALKNAGLKGSAAPKEYSTSVPVGTVISQDPSSGTAERGSTVTYVISRGPRMIDVPNVQGKQLTQALAELEALGFEVEVQEFLGGFFGTVRSQDPANGSAPEGSTIHLVVV, encoded by the coding sequence GTGAGTGAACCACACATCGACCCCCGCATCGGAACAACGCTTGATGAGCGTTACCGCCTCGACGCACGCATCGCCGACGGCGGCATGGCCACCGTGTACCGCGCCATGGACGTGCGACTTCACCGCACCGTGGCAGTTAAGATTCTGCATGCCCACCTGACCTCCGACCCAGCGGTTTTGGAGCGCTTCGCTTCCGAAGCGATCATCGCTGCCGGTCTCACCCACGACAACATCGTGGGCATCATTGATCACCATGTCTCGCGCAATACCGCCTATCTGGTGATGGAGTACGTGCGCGGGTTGAACCTGCGCGAATCGCTTAACAGCCGAGGCCGTTACACCCCACGCCAGGCACTTGTGGTGCTCCAGGCCATCTGCACAGGGCTGTCGGTGGCGCACGAGGAAGGCATCGTGCACCGTGACATGAAGCCAGCCAACGTGCTGATCTCCGATGAGGGCCGCATCAAGGTTGCCGACTTTGGGCTGGCCCGGGCATCCTCCGCGCACACCAACGCCACCAACTTCTTCGGTACTGCCGCCTACATCTCCCCCGAGCTGGCCAAGGGTGAACCCTCGGATGAACGCAGCGACATCTATGCCGTGGGCATCATCGCCTATGAGCTGCTCACCGGCCGTCAGCCCTTCACCGCGGAAAGTGCCTATGGGCTGGCCTACAAGCACATCCACGATCAGACGCCCGCCCCGTCGGCCTCCGTACCGGGGTTATCTCCCGAGCTCGATGAGCTGGTGGCGTACTGCACGAATAAGGACCCCGAGGATCGGCCGCAGAATGCCACCTTCCTCCTCAGTGATCTGAAGCAGATCCACGACTCGCTTTCAAGCGCGCAGCTCGATCTGGGTTCGCAGACATTGGGCGGCATCAGGGACCTGATTCCGCCGGCGCTGAGCCCGCACACCTCCGTGCATGACCGGCTCGCCCAGGCTCAGGAGTACCGTGATTCGGCCGCCGGACGCATTCTGGCCTCGGGCGCCGACGCGGACTCCACCGTGGTGCAATCCCCCACTCACTCGGGCGCCAACCAGGACGATGCCACCCGAACGTTGGCGGGCATCGGGGAGCAGACCACGGTGCTGGGCAATGCCGAGCATACTCAGGTCTTTTCGGGTCAGTGGGACCAGACCAATCCGGCATCGGCAGCGGCCTCGGCAACCCAGGCGATCGCCGTCACCCCGCAACGGCCCATCTCCGCCCGGCAGGCCAAGAAGAACTCGAAGGCCGCCGAGCTGGCGTGGCGTAAGAATGCCCAGATCCCCACCCACGAGTTGGCACCAAGGTCCCCGGCACGCCGCAAATGGCTGATCGGCATCATCTTGACGCTGCTCATCGCGCTGGTCACCGCCGTCAGTCTGTTCTTCGGGATGGGACCCGGCGCACCCATTCAGATTCCACGACTCAGCGGCATGTCGCAGGATGCCGCCGTGGAACGGCTAGCAAAAGCCGGAGTGACGACCGACATCAACGAGGTATTTGACGAAGAGATCGGGCGCGGACTCGTGGTGGGAAGTGAACCCGTCGCAGGAGAAACTATCCGTCGATTTCAAGGTCTGACGCTCAAGATTTCCAAGGGGCCGGAGCTTTTTTCCGTGCCCGACGTTAAAGGTCAGCAACAAGCTGCCGCCGCCGAACAGCTCACGATCCGCAGCCTGGCACTGGGCAAGGTCACTCAGGAGTACTCGGAGGACGTGGCCGAGGGCCTGGTGATCAGCCAGAAACCAAAAAAGGGTGAGCAGCTGCGCCGCGATACTACCGTGGCGCTGGTGATCTCGCGTGGACCGGCACCGGTGGACGTCCCCGATGTGGGCGGCATGAGCGCGCAGGAGGCCGAGTCCGCGTTAAAAAACGCGGGGCTGAAGGGCTCTGCCGCACCCAAGGAATACAGCACCAGCGTTCCGGTTGGCACCGTCATCTCACAGGATCCCTCGAGTGGCACGGCGGAGCGTGGCTCTACGGTCACGTACGTGATTTCGCGCGGCCCACGGATGATCGATGTACCAAACGTGCAGGGCAAGCAGCTGACGCAGGCCCTCGCCGAGCTTGAAGCACTAGGTTTTGAGGTCGAGGTGCAGGAATTCTTGGGCGGCTTCTTTGGCACGGTGCGCTCACAAGATCCAGCTAACGGTAGCGCGCCGGAGGGCTCAACGATTCACCTCGTTGTGGTCTAG
- a CDS encoding FtsK/SpoIIIE domain-containing protein, whose translation MGNVLYIQLVSPVLGMPVLLEVEAAEPVGGAVLAAELHRRWPTVHWFWSERALGQVDRLPLRGRILLGDAPLDPAAVRGSVSPRPGSSPVLVVLRGPDPGGSLHLRRGVYALGRGEVDLSIGDLQLSRRHALLRVSDTSIVLSDEGSANGVFFAQLPITERRILLGDTFTAGTSSFAVLPARGIPEGNPRWPPEPVVIDAAEPGSRLAMLLVGALAPLGLGVGLFLMTHSVFFLAFSAISLLTGGLPALMILGARKRFRRAWIAATLMDAARREDLAPPVGAVAAGLAGSSAVDTDRLPALVIGRGRGSAWLKTTGGADPPPPKTSHRRGAKRRARNRRQDHVRRASAIDPSMAIEPGVLSDSPVLLRLSAGRGVWFKGTETTWGPVLRAAIVRWLPLLNSGALRLVLVGPAGFLPAELLMLAGVRVIPTGTSLPPSPLPTIVLRCCATEMYQKSNDERTQMPSAGSSWLFCGGPDPGTEAEILIDVTAQAVLLRSEGRAHNPWALGLPAPAGGGRPRSSVLGHGRGITGTYSPAATSSNASRSRDTSEQRSAGFDAELHPELEGISMRALATAISLLLPSVLGTTQGTGISISAVNPRDAASGRGVDGGVIGERIEEVPGNGHRLTAIIGDGESGPLPLDLEADGPHLLIAGTTGSGKSELLRTLVLGFAAGTAPDELAFMLVDFKGGATLAPLSALPHVQNIVTDLDAAAGERILELLGHELHRREKFLASYGATDWKDFHHTRTASDPPLPRLVVVIDEFRVFATELPEALERMVHIATVGRSLGVHLVLSTQRPAGIISAPLRANIGTVIALRTIGEFESNDLISTGAAARLDPGVPGMAYFRRGAGPAELFRARVNARPSVPAGVRAFGSNLGTELFTTALALNSGSAEDPADATGKELQLLVTAIRARYKEVEPAVNPFSPALDATLARIPRSVARRVPLERGIVGLLDRPALPQPEALVFDPAHTPRLMVCGLPGSGIERVPELLIHAVNQRGHAIPAMLLDGNGTLESLGAHGAVGGYFGPGDSWRINELLLQLGNPECVGQVLLVVCGLGGWAQVLEANAFMRLEAFLTGFARLAPQLGRALVICGDRDLTGSRAASLCETRWYLPRGAGPEVMMGWPPLRKVSPHEGRGIVIAPQEPAKGVEFQLLDGPPDGNRAAEPPPKLWLRNLELPDRLSSRELPRLECPGTLPPALAIGVCGPDNAAFIWSPGSCGIVIGREGAGKESLMNHLASLGDSEAGHTVRFREKQQLPAEANEFLAGHPGVSRVLLERADRRVGEASRAIQVLLGANLQVLLSAEPSARLLFDLGLSAVVRDQRSFLVLDPQFGADADPSGFRLSPVVRSTRGRALVFDHGIIRQIQCVNQTPSVAG comes from the coding sequence ATGGGAAACGTACTGTACATCCAGCTTGTCTCTCCCGTACTGGGGATGCCGGTACTCCTTGAGGTGGAGGCCGCAGAACCCGTTGGTGGGGCGGTGTTGGCAGCGGAACTTCACCGCCGCTGGCCAACGGTGCACTGGTTTTGGTCGGAGCGGGCCCTCGGGCAGGTAGACCGGCTGCCGCTTCGGGGCCGGATCTTGCTCGGTGATGCGCCGCTGGATCCGGCAGCGGTCCGCGGATCAGTGTCACCACGTCCGGGCAGTTCCCCGGTGCTGGTGGTACTGCGCGGCCCCGACCCGGGAGGTTCGCTGCACCTGCGACGCGGTGTTTATGCGCTGGGCCGGGGCGAGGTGGATTTATCCATTGGCGACCTCCAGCTCTCACGCCGACACGCTCTGCTGCGGGTGAGTGACACCTCCATCGTGCTCAGTGACGAGGGTTCGGCCAACGGGGTGTTTTTCGCCCAATTGCCCATCACCGAGCGACGGATACTCCTGGGAGACACCTTCACCGCCGGAACCAGTAGCTTTGCCGTACTTCCGGCACGCGGTATACCCGAGGGAAATCCGCGGTGGCCGCCGGAACCCGTAGTGATCGACGCAGCCGAACCAGGAAGTCGTTTAGCGATGTTGTTGGTTGGCGCGTTGGCTCCCCTGGGATTGGGCGTCGGGCTGTTTTTGATGACGCATAGCGTGTTCTTTCTGGCTTTTTCGGCCATCTCGCTGCTGACCGGAGGTTTGCCCGCGCTCATGATTTTGGGTGCTCGGAAACGCTTTCGTCGCGCGTGGATCGCCGCGACGCTGATGGATGCCGCACGACGCGAGGATCTCGCACCGCCGGTGGGCGCCGTGGCGGCGGGCCTTGCCGGGTCCAGCGCAGTGGACACCGATAGGCTTCCAGCGTTGGTGATCGGTCGCGGCAGGGGCAGTGCCTGGTTGAAGACCACCGGTGGTGCAGATCCCCCACCGCCAAAGACCTCTCACCGGCGTGGGGCGAAGCGTCGGGCGCGAAACCGCCGGCAGGATCATGTTCGGCGAGCGTCCGCCATCGATCCTTCGATGGCAATTGAACCCGGGGTCCTATCCGATTCCCCGGTGCTGTTGCGTCTGTCTGCCGGACGTGGGGTGTGGTTCAAGGGCACCGAGACGACGTGGGGTCCCGTGCTGCGGGCAGCCATCGTGAGGTGGCTTCCGCTGCTGAATTCTGGCGCGCTCCGGCTGGTGCTAGTGGGTCCCGCCGGTTTCCTTCCGGCGGAACTCCTGATGCTGGCCGGCGTCAGGGTCATCCCAACCGGCACCTCGCTGCCGCCCTCACCGCTGCCCACGATTGTGCTGCGCTGCTGCGCCACCGAGATGTACCAGAAATCGAACGATGAGCGGACGCAGATGCCCTCGGCGGGCAGCAGCTGGCTGTTTTGTGGTGGTCCCGATCCGGGCACCGAGGCGGAGATCCTCATCGATGTAACCGCACAGGCCGTGCTACTGCGATCCGAAGGGCGCGCTCATAACCCCTGGGCGTTGGGTCTCCCTGCCCCGGCCGGTGGCGGACGGCCCCGGTCATCGGTGTTGGGGCATGGACGTGGAATCACCGGTACCTACTCTCCCGCCGCGACGTCATCGAACGCTTCGCGCTCCCGGGATACCTCCGAGCAGCGGAGCGCCGGTTTTGATGCCGAACTTCACCCCGAGTTAGAGGGGATCTCGATGCGAGCGCTGGCAACCGCCATCTCTCTGTTGCTGCCTTCGGTCCTCGGTACAACCCAGGGCACCGGTATCTCCATCTCCGCAGTGAACCCCCGGGACGCAGCTAGCGGTCGAGGCGTTGATGGAGGTGTGATCGGCGAGCGAATCGAGGAGGTGCCCGGGAACGGTCACCGGCTTACTGCCATCATCGGCGATGGCGAGAGTGGTCCCTTGCCTCTGGATCTGGAGGCGGATGGGCCGCACCTTTTGATCGCGGGTACCACTGGCTCGGGGAAATCCGAGCTGCTCCGGACTCTTGTACTGGGTTTTGCCGCGGGGACGGCGCCCGATGAGCTGGCCTTCATGTTGGTGGACTTTAAGGGTGGGGCGACATTGGCGCCACTGAGCGCGCTACCTCATGTCCAGAACATCGTAACGGATCTGGATGCCGCCGCCGGGGAACGGATTTTAGAACTTCTTGGACACGAGCTGCATCGGCGTGAGAAGTTTCTGGCCAGCTACGGTGCCACCGATTGGAAGGATTTCCACCACACGCGCACCGCCTCGGATCCACCACTACCGCGCTTGGTGGTGGTCATCGACGAGTTTCGCGTCTTTGCCACGGAGCTCCCCGAGGCTCTGGAACGCATGGTTCACATTGCCACGGTCGGCAGGTCCCTGGGCGTTCATCTGGTGCTCAGCACTCAACGTCCGGCCGGAATCATCAGCGCACCACTGCGAGCCAACATCGGTACCGTGATCGCGCTTCGGACGATCGGCGAGTTCGAATCCAACGATCTGATCTCCACCGGAGCGGCGGCCCGACTGGATCCGGGCGTCCCGGGGATGGCGTATTTTCGTCGAGGAGCGGGCCCCGCGGAGTTATTCCGAGCTCGGGTGAATGCCCGGCCCAGCGTTCCGGCCGGGGTGCGCGCCTTCGGGTCGAACCTCGGCACCGAACTTTTTACTACGGCACTGGCCTTAAACTCCGGTTCTGCAGAGGACCCCGCCGATGCCACGGGGAAAGAACTGCAGTTGCTGGTGACAGCGATTCGAGCCCGCTACAAGGAGGTGGAGCCGGCAGTCAATCCGTTTTCGCCGGCGCTGGACGCCACGCTGGCCCGAATTCCGCGTTCGGTCGCCCGCCGGGTGCCGCTCGAACGGGGCATCGTGGGGCTGTTGGATCGTCCCGCGTTACCACAGCCCGAAGCGTTGGTTTTCGACCCTGCCCACACCCCCAGACTGATGGTCTGCGGTTTACCTGGGTCAGGGATCGAGAGAGTGCCAGAACTGCTGATCCATGCCGTCAATCAGCGCGGTCACGCGATTCCCGCCATGCTGCTCGATGGCAACGGGACCTTGGAATCACTCGGTGCGCATGGGGCCGTGGGCGGATACTTCGGTCCCGGGGACAGCTGGCGGATCAACGAGTTGCTGCTTCAACTGGGAAATCCTGAGTGTGTGGGCCAGGTTCTCTTGGTGGTCTGCGGGCTGGGAGGTTGGGCGCAGGTGTTGGAGGCGAATGCCTTCATGCGTCTTGAGGCCTTCCTGACCGGCTTTGCCCGGCTGGCGCCCCAGCTTGGTCGTGCGCTGGTGATCTGCGGGGATCGTGATCTCACCGGATCGCGTGCGGCCTCATTGTGCGAAACCCGATGGTATTTGCCCCGCGGAGCCGGCCCAGAGGTGATGATGGGTTGGCCCCCACTGCGCAAGGTATCCCCGCATGAGGGGCGTGGGATCGTGATTGCCCCGCAGGAGCCGGCTAAAGGTGTTGAGTTTCAATTGCTCGATGGGCCTCCGGATGGCAACCGGGCGGCCGAACCGCCTCCGAAGCTCTGGCTCCGTAATCTGGAATTACCGGATCGGCTCTCCAGCCGCGAGCTCCCTCGGCTCGAATGCCCAGGCACGTTACCTCCGGCCTTGGCCATCGGGGTGTGCGGCCCCGACAATGCTGCCTTCATCTGGTCCCCCGGATCCTGTGGGATCGTCATCGGGCGTGAGGGTGCGGGAAAGGAGAGCCTGATGAACCATCTGGCTTCATTGGGAGATTCGGAGGCGGGGCACACGGTACGTTTTCGCGAAAAGCAGCAGCTTCCCGCCGAGGCCAACGAGTTCCTCGCCGGGCATCCAGGGGTGTCGCGCGTTCTGCTTGAGCGTGCGGATAGGCGTGTGGGCGAAGCTTCGCGTGCCATTCAGGTTTTGCTCGGCGCGAATCTTCAGGTGCTACTCAGCGCGGAACCATCCGCCCGACTGCTCTTTGACTTGGGGCTCTCCGCCGTGGTGCGCGATCAGCGCTCGTTCTTGGTACTAGACCCGCAATTTGGAGCGGACGCTGACCCGAGTGGGTTCAGGCTTTCTCCCGTGGTCCGCAGCACACGAGGTCGGGCGCTGGTTTTTGATCACGGGATCATCAGACAGATCCAGTGTGTTAATCAAACACCCTCGGTAGCCGGGTAG
- a CDS encoding 1-acyl-sn-glycerol-3-phosphate acyltransferase — MFYLFMKRFIVGPLVNVIFRPWVKGIENIPESGGAILASNHLSVSDSIFLPVAVDRPVIFLAKMDYFTGRGIKGRITAWFFRMINQLPMDRSGGAASANSLGAGAQALVDGSLLGIYPEGTRSPDGRLYRGKLGVAKLALEAGVPVIPVAMIGTDKVQPIGKRVPSIRRVGMIIGEPLDFSRYAGMSQDRFVQRSVTDEIMYAIMRLSGQEYADTYAATVKAKLDAERRETNKKK; from the coding sequence ATGTTCTACCTCTTTATGAAGCGGTTTATCGTCGGACCGCTCGTAAACGTGATCTTCCGTCCCTGGGTTAAGGGGATCGAGAACATTCCCGAAAGTGGCGGGGCGATCCTGGCCAGCAACCACCTCTCGGTATCCGACTCCATTTTCCTGCCCGTGGCGGTGGACCGCCCGGTCATCTTCCTGGCAAAAATGGACTACTTCACCGGCCGGGGCATCAAGGGGCGCATCACCGCCTGGTTCTTCCGGATGATCAACCAGCTTCCGATGGACCGTTCCGGTGGGGCCGCCAGCGCCAATTCCCTGGGAGCCGGTGCCCAGGCGCTGGTGGATGGCAGCCTGCTGGGCATCTACCCGGAGGGCACCCGCAGCCCCGATGGCCGGCTCTACCGCGGCAAACTCGGGGTGGCCAAACTGGCACTGGAAGCCGGAGTCCCGGTGATCCCGGTGGCCATGATCGGGACCGACAAGGTGCAACCCATCGGCAAGCGCGTACCCTCGATTCGTCGTGTTGGCATGATCATCGGTGAACCCTTGGACTTCTCCCGCTATGCGGGGATGAGCCAGGACAGGTTTGTCCAGCGTTCGGTGACCGATGAAATTATGTACGCGATCATGCGCCTCTCCGGTCAGGAATATGCCGACACCTATGCCGCCACCGTGAAGGCCAAGCTGGACGCCGAACGCCGTGAGACCAACAAGAAGAAGTAG
- a CDS encoding type II secretion system F family protein — protein MSIILGLTLGFGLLLVLNAFSPRIRPIVGGSPGRIENLLLHAGLDKVSRGGFISASLTAGVIVGLIVLILTAAPLISLTFAGFGMCAPWMLVSHQATKRAANLREQWPDVVDHLRSAIRAGMSLPEALTQLGQQGPEALRPAFSDFGLDYRATARFNDSLERLAARLADPVADKIVEALRITREVGGTDLGEMLGTLSSFLRDSARTRGELEARQSWTVSAARLAIAAPWVILLLLASQPAAVYAYSTFSGMLVLIGGLVVSFICYRAMMRIGQLPEEERVFR, from the coding sequence ATGAGCATCATTCTGGGCCTCACCCTAGGGTTCGGGCTGCTACTTGTTCTTAATGCTTTTAGCCCGCGAATCCGGCCGATCGTTGGGGGGTCGCCCGGACGCATTGAAAATCTGCTGCTTCATGCGGGGCTGGACAAGGTGAGCCGCGGTGGATTCATTTCTGCCTCGCTTACAGCGGGGGTCATCGTTGGGCTCATCGTCTTGATCTTGACCGCGGCACCGCTGATCTCCCTGACCTTTGCCGGATTTGGCATGTGTGCGCCGTGGATGTTGGTCTCCCATCAGGCAACAAAGCGTGCTGCGAACCTTCGGGAGCAATGGCCAGATGTCGTTGACCACCTGCGCTCGGCTATTAGGGCGGGAATGTCCTTGCCGGAGGCGCTGACCCAACTTGGTCAACAAGGGCCGGAGGCACTACGCCCGGCATTTTCCGATTTCGGCCTCGACTATCGCGCCACCGCCCGTTTTAACGATTCGTTGGAACGCTTGGCAGCGCGGCTGGCGGATCCGGTGGCCGACAAGATTGTTGAAGCCCTGCGCATCACTCGCGAAGTCGGAGGCACGGACCTGGGAGAAATGCTGGGGACCCTGAGCTCCTTCCTGCGGGACTCGGCCCGGACCCGCGGCGAACTCGAAGCTCGGCAATCCTGGACCGTCTCGGCAGCCCGGCTAGCGATCGCCGCACCATGGGTCATCCTGCTGTTGCTCGCCAGCCAACCTGCCGCCGTCTACGCATACTCCACCTTCAGCGGAATGCTTGTGCTGATTGGGGGACTGGTGGTGTCGTTCATTTGCTACCGGGCCATGATGCGCATCGGCCAATTGCCCGAGGAAGAGCGGGTATTCAGATGA
- a CDS encoding WhiB family transcriptional regulator, protein MDWRSRAACLDKDPELFFPVGNTGPALLQIEEAKSVCRRCPVVDTCLAWAIESGQDAGVWGGMSEDERRALKRRAARARRAS, encoded by the coding sequence ATGGATTGGCGTAGCCGCGCGGCTTGTCTGGACAAGGACCCGGAACTATTCTTCCCGGTAGGAAACACCGGACCGGCTCTGCTCCAGATTGAAGAAGCTAAAAGTGTCTGCCGACGGTGCCCCGTCGTGGACACCTGCTTGGCGTGGGCCATCGAATCCGGCCAAGATGCCGGTGTTTGGGGCGGTATGAGCGAAGACGAGCGTCGGGCGCTGAAGCGTCGGGCAGCCCGAGCACGCCGCGCTTCCTAA